The Streptomyces sp. CG4 genome window below encodes:
- a CDS encoding helix-turn-helix domain-containing protein → MLLTTGQAAEELGCAVTTFRRLVQAGLLPGLSHRGVRVMIPLAVVEALSTRRQAALDQVEAKEIAVLRVDAAQRADEPDRDWIGFATSLTPDDLLKALRGWWRCDAASVAAGGVLPVTLSGYVVAVLTGLHTWEKNTEGRHAFPDARLAGYVTDLATPQTAITSSADGDRRLAELLLGTRLASHSGGAIAYVATHTAG, encoded by the coding sequence GTGCTGTTGACGACCGGACAAGCGGCCGAGGAGCTGGGGTGCGCTGTCACCACCTTCCGGCGTCTCGTGCAGGCCGGACTACTGCCCGGCCTGTCCCACCGCGGCGTACGTGTCATGATCCCCCTCGCTGTCGTAGAGGCCCTCAGTACACGCAGGCAGGCAGCCCTGGACCAGGTCGAGGCGAAGGAGATCGCCGTGCTGCGGGTAGATGCGGCTCAGCGGGCCGACGAGCCGGACCGGGACTGGATCGGCTTCGCCACATCCCTCACCCCTGACGACCTCCTCAAGGCACTACGCGGCTGGTGGCGATGCGACGCGGCCAGCGTCGCGGCCGGGGGAGTGCTGCCGGTGACCCTGTCTGGCTACGTCGTGGCCGTCCTGACCGGCCTGCACACGTGGGAGAAGAACACCGAAGGCCGTCACGCTTTCCCCGACGCCCGCCTCGCTGGCTACGTCACCGACCTGGCCACCCCCCAGACCGCCATCACCTCCAGCGCGGACGGCGACCGCAGACTCGCCGAACTGCTCCTGGGCACCCGGCTCGCCTCCCACTCGGGCGGAGCGATCGCCTACGTCGCCACCCACACCGCCGGCTGA
- a CDS encoding helix-turn-helix transcriptional regulator, translating into MTIFPPDPNLIALRVELARLRGERGWTFDELAERSGLARRTLIDLEHGRTTGNITTWHALAHAFDVPIERFLTSLCDGHPLPGTPQR; encoded by the coding sequence GTGACGATCTTCCCGCCCGATCCCAACCTCATCGCCCTGCGCGTCGAACTCGCGCGGCTGAGGGGCGAGCGCGGATGGACCTTCGACGAACTCGCCGAACGCAGCGGCCTGGCCCGACGTACGCTCATCGACCTCGAACACGGCCGCACCACCGGGAACATCACCACCTGGCACGCCCTGGCACACGCCTTCGACGTCCCCATCGAACGTTTCCTCACCTCCCTGTGCGACGGCCACCCCCTCCCCGGCACACCCCAACGCTGA
- a CDS encoding VOC family protein, giving the protein MSLQMKLSAITLDCPDPLALAAFYQKATGLEPHPKSDAEFAGLTREDGLFIGFQRVDDYRAPSWPDQIVPQQLHICFKVVEELDEAEAQLLELGAGKPEQQNEDRYRVLTDPAGHPFCIVSER; this is encoded by the coding sequence ATGTCCTTGCAGATGAAGTTGAGCGCGATAACGCTCGACTGCCCTGATCCGCTGGCTCTGGCGGCGTTCTATCAGAAGGCCACCGGCCTCGAACCGCACCCGAAGTCAGATGCCGAGTTCGCCGGACTCACCCGCGAGGATGGCTTGTTCATTGGCTTCCAGCGGGTCGACGACTACCGGGCTCCGAGCTGGCCGGACCAGATCGTTCCCCAGCAGTTGCACATCTGCTTCAAGGTCGTGGAGGAGCTGGATGAGGCCGAGGCCCAGCTGTTGGAGCTGGGTGCGGGCAAGCCAGAGCAGCAGAATGAAGACAGGTATCGGGTCCTCACTGATCCGGCGGGGCATCCCTTCTGCATCGTGAGCGAGCGGTAG
- a CDS encoding helix-turn-helix domain containing protein, with translation MPPHRRNQPGQQSELNEAARLADRLQQAGYTKRDIARIIDRDPSLVSQFYTKNKGAAFVPALREVLAAVEVAGITDLPELAAIATRHITRRTTASGTRARVRTKAVLITPTGTGTGRVGHQAIASGSARLRPLIAEAARLGLRLAFTVRLAKTAYLHPSGSRTDSPGIRREVVQRADHTEERSYGSAQTGGFDAADIARRVDAAGGDVTTAVHQWLVETGRIRPDAQIVHLEIRTWRPRPAAT, from the coding sequence ATGCCGCCCCACCGCCGCAACCAACCAGGACAGCAAAGCGAGCTGAACGAAGCCGCCCGCCTCGCCGACCGGCTCCAACAGGCCGGCTACACCAAGCGCGACATCGCCCGCATCATCGACCGCGACCCCTCCCTGGTCTCGCAGTTCTACACCAAGAACAAGGGCGCCGCCTTCGTCCCCGCCCTCCGCGAGGTCCTGGCCGCTGTCGAGGTCGCAGGCATCACCGACCTGCCCGAACTCGCCGCCATCGCCACCCGCCACATCACCCGCCGCACCACCGCCTCCGGCACCCGCGCCCGCGTACGCACCAAAGCCGTCCTGATCACCCCCACCGGCACCGGCACCGGCCGCGTCGGCCACCAAGCCATCGCCTCCGGCTCCGCCCGCCTACGCCCCCTGATCGCCGAAGCCGCCCGCCTCGGGCTGCGCCTGGCCTTCACCGTCCGCCTCGCCAAAACGGCCTACCTGCACCCCTCCGGCAGCCGCACCGACTCACCCGGCATCCGCCGCGAAGTCGTCCAACGCGCCGACCACACCGAGGAACGCTCCTACGGATCCGCCCAGACCGGAGGCTTCGACGCCGCCGACATCGCCCGCCGCGTCGACGCCGCCGGCGGAGACGTCACGACAGCCGTCCACCAGTGGCTTGTCGAGACCGGACGCATCCGCCCCGATGCCCAGATCGTCCACCTCGAAATCCGCACCTGGCGCCCCCGGCCAGCAGCAACATGA
- a CDS encoding DUF6083 domain-containing protein, which yields MRPHPAHADRYWDGSPRTIPPRRFLQISANSPSRLLRAGQTGRCRHCGNRIDWYQRHDDRPIALHPTELLTTDVPEACRWHLSSGIAHPHDDDTGWCRIPHAALCPGSARPRTRSPRLDTLRRQLALHARRRIDAGTFTPHPTPPSHKPPAPTLLRPTRSPGSCSPATWATARSKPSAASPRPAPDTAAPTPSSTQHTPRDAGYCCPPPHHGQLTLPDTLMTVYDLSHLPYAQQLRWRAQRCPAHACAPTAADLALTVWKPFDPLLHTAHIHTRLPHPTARRHRQG from the coding sequence ATGCGCCCCCACCCCGCACACGCCGACCGCTACTGGGACGGCAGCCCCCGCACCATCCCTCCCCGCCGCTTTCTGCAGATCTCGGCGAACAGCCCCAGCCGCCTGCTGCGCGCCGGACAGACCGGCCGCTGCCGTCACTGCGGCAACCGCATCGACTGGTACCAGCGTCACGACGACCGGCCCATCGCTCTGCACCCCACCGAACTTCTCACCACGGACGTTCCCGAGGCGTGCCGCTGGCACCTCAGCAGCGGCATCGCCCACCCGCACGATGACGACACCGGATGGTGCCGCATCCCGCACGCCGCCCTGTGCCCCGGCTCCGCTCGACCCCGCACACGCAGCCCCCGCCTCGACACCCTGCGCCGCCAACTCGCCCTCCACGCAAGACGCCGCATCGACGCCGGCACCTTCACCCCGCACCCCACCCCACCATCACACAAACCCCCAGCACCCACGCTGCTCCGCCCGACCCGGTCGCCAGGATCCTGCTCACCTGCTACCTGGGCGACGGCTCGATCGAAACCATCCGCTGCGTCGCCCAGACCCGCACCAGACACCGCTGCACCCACACCGTCCTCGACGCAGCACACCCCCAGGGACGCTGGCTACTGCTGTCCGCCCCCCCACCACGGCCAGCTCACCCTGCCCGACACCCTCATGACGGTCTACGACCTCAGCCACCTTCCCTACGCACAACAGCTGCGCTGGCGCGCCCAACGCTGCCCCGCCCACGCCTGCGCACCGACAGCCGCGGACCTCGCTCTGACCGTCTGGAAACCCTTCGACCCCCTCCTGCACACAGCCCACATCCACACCCGCCTGCCACACCCCACAGCACGTCGGCACAGGCAGGGGTGA
- a CDS encoding SGNH/GDSL hydrolase family protein — MTGGLLQAAPAAAAPTPSPGHGNNAHAAPAPPGRVTDPDRKLGRDWQTSSDRAVTAAADADGLRILVADSDKAYAWKTAAVLAEPGLPADSWIGNQCLMDRGHTAVVYAPRSFTNKPDLMQGGAFAAIVDLTTGKVTKLPFTVSLASFDPSCNTTTHQAVFTGFRDMNDAAHTRSRVITVDVSGKTTGTVAAKGEITSAVPVRDGTVGALGSRLVHLDRSGRVKNLADADSAPFDIRPAADGTVAFLDRTGDSTAHAELFTGSGTPKRIASGRLGDLDLVQGGAGRVFLTGRPHGTSATAGTGVTRLGAPAGTDISSDGRLAVDPVLAPGVRAGLAHIKDAGKGFTKSEEPAPRTATSGAVGDEPLTVTSTATTTGTRLTQSVQKDAGDGSGNDPSPVLATATATHTRPKRSPKAAGLTVSPPTDDDRWCAVSRNDVNVQALQPTSNQVEWAVDMAVRGDLSASYIRQGGYRAQAGLGTVDPQSLFPLPQLAGGGRIPANVVLGIMAQESNLWQAEGGSIPGQMGNPLAAVDGYYGHKADPNDPAAYWQINWDESDCGYGVGQVTDGMRLAGHEKNHETSLDPRLQKLVAIDYATNVAASLKILADKWNEVHQDGQKITVNNDDSSRVENWFTAVWNYNLGFNPPSQAGQHSGHWGLGWYNNPANPIYAKGWGHPFMNTDVDGPAANKDAAHPQDWPYEEKVMGWAAWSQDTGFSYATSGRQDWPGESGFSSAGFRPAWWTLVAQRTAVQPPLDAFCNSKNNCDTSTPPKCPDAECYAQYWWNQPNVTWKADCATSCGHENIKYEKLVQEPGRGYRLQTGTPVCSGAPDGSKVVASVPDGTPSWSDQSGCATIHSAGSFRFSFNPGTEGRYEAKADLHSVGGGYGGHYWYTRTRNADHFGGDGGYMTIDGTWTLGQNLNWARVLVHLPDTGAQTRQAAYVVHGSDSKSAKRFVLQRAGGWVSLGVFHFTGTPQVELSNATVDGTADEDIAWGAVAFQPLASKPANFVVAMGDSYSSGEGATAPGGADLFPETDHYDKLNDNLIDKCHRSKLAWSRQATLPGYSKSIGSMADNFDAQMDYHFVACSGARTYNVLDKQQGSDEVPQIQAGYLDDNTTLVTMSIGGNDARFSDIMAKCIDIPVPATTTCPYAELDNIDPATGDKTSGTTGALKDWAPKWLHDAVRPQIVKTLNAIHAKAPHAKVVLMGYPRLVEKDHSCLPGAYEDVENDWIRSVADTLATEMKGATQDAGSWAAFSDPRDEFDGKGVCGNPESIHGIVETGREQADNDAPAPSMQSFHPKPAGARLYADALEQTLQGK; from the coding sequence TTGACCGGCGGCCTGCTGCAGGCAGCACCCGCCGCTGCCGCGCCGACACCCAGCCCCGGCCACGGCAACAACGCGCACGCCGCGCCGGCGCCTCCCGGCCGCGTGACGGATCCGGACAGAAAGCTCGGCAGGGACTGGCAGACCAGTTCGGACCGTGCGGTCACCGCCGCCGCCGACGCGGACGGCTTGCGTATCCTCGTCGCCGACAGCGACAAGGCGTACGCGTGGAAGACCGCCGCTGTCCTGGCCGAGCCGGGCCTGCCGGCGGACTCCTGGATCGGCAACCAGTGCCTGATGGACCGCGGGCACACGGCTGTTGTCTACGCCCCGCGCAGTTTCACCAACAAGCCGGACCTGATGCAGGGCGGCGCGTTTGCCGCCATCGTCGACCTGACGACGGGCAAGGTGACGAAACTGCCCTTCACCGTGTCGCTGGCCTCCTTCGACCCGTCCTGCAACACGACCACGCACCAGGCCGTGTTCACCGGCTTCAGGGACATGAACGACGCCGCGCACACCCGGTCCCGGGTGATCACCGTGGACGTGTCCGGGAAGACCACGGGCACGGTGGCGGCCAAGGGCGAGATCACGAGCGCTGTTCCGGTGCGGGACGGCACGGTCGGCGCACTCGGCAGCCGCCTGGTCCACCTCGACCGCTCCGGCAGGGTGAAGAACCTTGCGGACGCGGACAGCGCTCCGTTCGACATCCGGCCCGCCGCCGACGGCACGGTCGCCTTCCTCGACCGCACGGGCGACTCCACGGCGCACGCCGAGCTGTTCACCGGCAGCGGCACGCCGAAGAGGATCGCCTCGGGCCGGCTCGGCGACCTCGACCTCGTGCAGGGCGGCGCGGGCAGGGTCTTCCTCACCGGGCGTCCCCACGGCACCTCCGCCACTGCGGGAACCGGCGTCACCCGCCTGGGCGCCCCGGCCGGCACCGACATCTCCTCCGACGGCCGTCTCGCGGTCGACCCGGTCCTCGCCCCCGGTGTGCGCGCCGGCCTGGCGCACATCAAGGACGCGGGCAAGGGCTTCACGAAGTCCGAGGAGCCCGCCCCGCGCACCGCGACGTCGGGCGCCGTCGGCGACGAGCCCCTGACGGTCACCAGCACCGCCACCACCACCGGAACCAGGCTGACGCAGAGCGTGCAGAAGGACGCCGGTGACGGCTCGGGCAACGATCCCTCCCCGGTCCTCGCCACCGCCACTGCAACGCACACCCGGCCCAAGCGCTCCCCGAAGGCTGCCGGGCTGACGGTGAGCCCACCGACCGACGACGACCGCTGGTGCGCGGTGTCCCGCAACGACGTCAACGTCCAGGCGCTGCAGCCGACGTCGAACCAGGTCGAGTGGGCCGTTGACATGGCTGTACGCGGTGATCTGAGCGCGAGCTACATCCGGCAGGGCGGCTACCGTGCCCAGGCCGGCCTCGGCACCGTCGACCCGCAGTCGCTGTTCCCACTGCCCCAACTCGCCGGCGGCGGCAGGATCCCGGCCAACGTGGTCCTCGGCATCATGGCCCAGGAGTCCAACCTGTGGCAGGCCGAGGGCGGATCGATCCCCGGGCAGATGGGCAACCCGCTGGCCGCCGTCGACGGCTACTACGGCCACAAGGCCGACCCCAACGACCCGGCCGCCTACTGGCAGATCAACTGGGACGAGTCCGACTGCGGCTACGGCGTCGGCCAGGTGACCGACGGCATGCGGCTGGCCGGTCACGAGAAGAACCACGAGACCAGCCTGGACCCGCGCCTGCAGAAGCTCGTCGCGATCGACTACGCGACGAACGTCGCGGCCTCCCTGAAGATCCTCGCGGACAAGTGGAACGAGGTACACCAGGACGGCCAGAAGATCACCGTCAACAACGACGACTCGTCCAGGGTGGAGAACTGGTTCACCGCCGTGTGGAACTACAACCTCGGCTTCAACCCTCCGTCGCAGGCCGGCCAGCACTCCGGCCACTGGGGCCTGGGCTGGTACAACAATCCGGCCAACCCGATCTACGCCAAGGGCTGGGGCCATCCGTTCATGAACACCGATGTGGACGGACCGGCGGCGAACAAGGATGCGGCCCATCCGCAGGACTGGCCGTACGAGGAGAAGGTGATGGGCTGGGCCGCTTGGTCCCAGGACACCGGCTTCTCCTACGCCACCTCCGGCCGCCAGGACTGGCCCGGTGAGTCCGGCTTCTCCTCGGCGGGCTTCCGGCCCGCCTGGTGGACCCTGGTCGCCCAGCGCACCGCCGTCCAGCCGCCGCTGGACGCGTTCTGCAACTCCAAGAACAACTGCGACACCAGCACGCCGCCTAAGTGCCCGGACGCGGAGTGCTACGCGCAGTACTGGTGGAACCAGCCGAACGTGACCTGGAAGGCCGACTGCGCCACCAGCTGCGGCCACGAGAACATCAAGTACGAGAAGCTGGTGCAGGAACCGGGGCGCGGCTACCGGCTCCAGACCGGTACGCCGGTGTGCTCCGGTGCCCCGGACGGCTCCAAGGTGGTTGCCTCGGTCCCGGACGGAACGCCGTCCTGGAGCGACCAGAGCGGCTGCGCGACGATCCACTCCGCGGGAAGTTTCCGGTTCTCGTTCAACCCCGGCACGGAAGGCCGTTACGAAGCGAAGGCCGATCTGCACTCGGTGGGCGGCGGCTACGGTGGCCACTACTGGTACACCCGCACCCGCAACGCCGACCACTTCGGCGGCGACGGCGGCTATATGACCATCGACGGCACCTGGACCCTCGGCCAGAACCTCAACTGGGCACGCGTTCTGGTCCACCTGCCCGACACCGGCGCTCAGACCCGGCAGGCCGCCTACGTCGTCCACGGCTCCGACAGCAAGAGTGCCAAGCGGTTCGTGCTCCAGCGTGCGGGCGGATGGGTCAGCCTCGGCGTGTTCCACTTCACCGGCACTCCGCAGGTCGAGCTGTCGAACGCGACGGTCGACGGAACGGCCGACGAGGATATCGCCTGGGGCGCCGTCGCCTTCCAGCCCCTCGCGTCCAAGCCGGCGAACTTCGTGGTGGCTATGGGGGACTCATATTCGTCGGGCGAAGGAGCCACTGCCCCTGGTGGCGCCGATTTGTTCCCGGAGACCGACCACTACGACAAGCTGAACGACAACCTGATCGACAAGTGCCACCGTTCCAAGCTGGCATGGTCGCGGCAGGCGACCCTGCCTGGCTACAGCAAGTCGATAGGATCCATGGCCGACAACTTCGATGCACAGATGGACTACCACTTCGTAGCCTGCTCCGGGGCACGCACCTACAACGTCCTCGACAAACAGCAGGGATCCGACGAAGTACCTCAGATCCAGGCCGGCTACCTCGACGACAACACCACCCTGGTGACGATGTCGATCGGCGGCAACGATGCCCGCTTCTCCGACATCATGGCGAAGTGCATTGACATCCCGGTCCCGGCTACGACCACGTGCCCGTATGCGGAGTTGGACAACATCGATCCCGCTACCGGCGACAAGACGAGCGGTACGACTGGTGCCTTGAAGGATTGGGCGCCGAAGTGGCTGCACGACGCGGTCCGACCTCAGATCGTGAAAACCCTCAACGCCATCCATGCCAAGGCACCGCATGCGAAGGTTGTCCTCATGGGCTACCCGCGCTTGGTGGAGAAGGACCACAGCTGCCTCCCCGGTGCTTACGAGGACGTCGAAAACGACTGGATACGCAGTGTGGCCGACACGCTCGCAACCGAGATGAAGGGAGCCACCCAGGACGCCGGATCGTGGGCGGCCTTCTCCGACCCTCGGGACGAGTTCGACGGCAAGGGCGTCTGCGGAAATCCTGAGAGCATCCACGGCATCGTGGAGACCGGACGGGAGCAGGCGGACAACGACGCACCGGCGCCGTCCATGCAGTCATTCCACCCCAAGCCCGCAGGAGCCCGTCTCTACGCGGACGCCCTGGAGCAGACCCTCCAGGGGAAGTGA
- a CDS encoding WD40 repeat domain-containing protein, with product MTASSVPPVKVSTGKLQGPLAFSPDGTRLALIATNKDYDSRPEVWDVSDPDSPTRQFYMPTASGFYSLAFTPDGKTLAVVRASAGIDLWDADPQHVIADLCNAVGDPISEQDWKKYLPDRPYQPPCQ from the coding sequence GTGACCGCCTCGTCGGTCCCCCCCGTCAAGGTGTCCACCGGCAAGCTCCAGGGCCCGCTGGCCTTCAGCCCCGACGGGACCCGCCTCGCGCTGATCGCGACCAACAAGGACTACGACTCTCGCCCCGAGGTCTGGGACGTGAGCGATCCGGATTCACCCACCCGGCAGTTCTATATGCCGACCGCATCGGGCTTCTACTCCCTGGCATTCACTCCCGACGGCAAGACCCTCGCCGTCGTCCGCGCCTCCGCGGGCATCGACCTGTGGGATGCCGATCCGCAGCACGTCATCGCCGACCTCTGCAACGCGGTCGGCGACCCCATCTCCGAGCAGGACTGGAAGAAGTACCTGCCGGACCGTCCCTACCAACCGCCATGCCAGTGA
- a CDS encoding FAD-dependent oxidoreductase: protein MDYDVVVAGGGPVGLMLACELLLGGARVAVLERLTEVNPTIKGGAITTPSAEALYRRGLLPALAKVHQQAIDRFQAFIRERNGGDAGGAAGQGLGIVGHFAGIMLRADLVDRTEPGLGDAGLAAEIAFVTQQDIERLLGERADELGVDVRQGVELTGFDADDEAVTVRTSHGAIRAGWLVGCDGGRSTVRKLAGFEFPGTDPEITCHQAVVEMTGAEDLKVGWTATDTGVYAHGPMPGRIVTVEFDGPPADRDAPVTPEDLQARLRHVSGVDVTITGVRTATRFTDHARQVTEYRKGRVLLAGDAAHVHSAFGSQGLSLGIGDAMNLGWKLAAVIGGRAPERLLDTYTSERHPVGAWVLNWTRSQVAAMRPDPQSRALREIVSDLAETVAGTTYLTARLNGGGVRYKMPGEHPLTGRSTPDLELTDGSRLADHLHGGRALLLDLTDDPELRALAAGYASRVHTLTAGCPSRPELAAVLVRPDGFTAWAADAGAQAPTSTAGLAEALEEWFGVPAGAVTPG from the coding sequence ATGGACTATGACGTAGTGGTGGCCGGAGGCGGCCCGGTCGGACTGATGCTGGCCTGCGAGCTCCTGCTCGGAGGCGCGCGGGTGGCCGTCCTGGAGCGCCTCACCGAAGTGAACCCGACGATCAAGGGCGGCGCGATCACCACGCCCAGCGCCGAGGCGCTGTACCGCCGGGGTTTGCTGCCCGCGCTGGCCAAAGTGCACCAGCAGGCAATAGACCGCTTCCAGGCATTCATACGCGAGCGGAACGGCGGGGACGCAGGCGGGGCCGCGGGCCAAGGGCTCGGGATCGTCGGGCACTTCGCCGGAATCATGCTGCGCGCCGACCTGGTCGACCGTACGGAGCCGGGCCTCGGCGACGCCGGACTCGCCGCCGAGATCGCTTTCGTGACGCAGCAGGACATCGAGCGGCTGCTCGGCGAGCGGGCGGACGAACTCGGCGTCGACGTGCGCCAGGGAGTGGAGCTGACCGGCTTCGACGCGGACGACGAGGCCGTCACCGTGCGAACCAGCCACGGGGCCATACGCGCCGGCTGGCTCGTGGGCTGCGACGGCGGCCGCAGCACGGTCCGCAAGCTCGCGGGGTTCGAATTTCCCGGTACGGACCCGGAGATCACCTGTCACCAGGCGGTCGTGGAGATGACCGGCGCCGAGGACCTGAAGGTCGGCTGGACCGCCACGGACACCGGGGTATACGCCCACGGGCCGATGCCAGGCCGCATCGTCACCGTGGAGTTCGACGGCCCGCCGGCCGACCGGGACGCGCCGGTCACCCCCGAGGACCTCCAAGCGCGGCTGCGTCACGTATCCGGCGTGGACGTCACGATCACCGGGGTGCGGACCGCGACCCGCTTCACCGACCACGCCCGCCAGGTCACCGAGTACCGTAAGGGCCGGGTGCTGCTGGCGGGCGACGCAGCGCACGTGCACTCCGCGTTCGGGAGCCAGGGGCTGAGCCTGGGTATCGGGGACGCAATGAACCTCGGCTGGAAGCTCGCCGCGGTGATCGGCGGCCGGGCGCCGGAAAGGCTGCTGGACACGTACACCTCCGAGCGGCATCCGGTCGGTGCGTGGGTCTTAAACTGGACCCGGTCCCAGGTCGCGGCCATGCGCCCGGACCCGCAGTCCCGGGCCCTGCGCGAGATCGTCAGCGACCTGGCGGAGACGGTCGCGGGCACCACGTACCTCACCGCACGGCTCAACGGTGGCGGGGTGCGGTACAAGATGCCGGGCGAGCACCCGCTGACCGGCCGCAGCACCCCGGACCTCGAACTCACTGACGGCAGCCGCCTCGCGGACCACCTCCACGGTGGCCGGGCGCTCCTGCTCGACCTCACCGACGACCCGGAGCTCCGGGCCCTCGCTGCGGGGTATGCCAGCCGCGTCCACACCCTGACGGCCGGCTGCCCGTCCCGCCCGGAACTGGCGGCGGTCCTCGTCCGTCCGGACGGCTTCACGGCCTGGGCGGCCGACGCGGGGGCGCAGGCGCCGACATCGACGGCCGGGCTGGCGGAGGCGCTGGAGGAGTGGTTCGGAGTGCCAGCGGGTGCGGTGACGCCGGGCTGA
- a CDS encoding ISKra4 family transposase gives MTPYDTRCTADPFARSLSAFETLMHTLSGSPATTWTHAELEEYLDAAGRELLRLLLQDHLDLRARQEEHQVRAGAGPAVTGPEGRVRPWREAGHSRWLATVFGTVRVTRVAHRGPGLGNVHPADQALSLPAGRHSTGLRRLAVTEAVRGSFDQAHDAVTRRCGNVLGKRRLEELVVAAAVDVDDFYRTVIPVPCSREMPLVVQVDGKGVVMRPEALREPTRRAAEKAAASHRGRLAPGEKPNRKPMATVACVFDTRPAPRRPHDVIHPPGGRNGLRPARHGPRAVNKWCTASLVRSPEQVIADAFDQAQARDPKHLRPWVVLVDGARHQLDLITAETGRRGVTVHVLLDFVHVAEYVWACAHAFHRPGTTEAEAWAADHLTAILSGDAARAAAEMTTQAEREQLTASRREAVDACHRYLTGHLDQLHYDTALNNGWPIATGAVEGACRHLIADRLDITGARWGLPGAEAVLRLRAVVSNGDLAPYWRYHAGRKHERLYPTPNERTYALTA, from the coding sequence ATGACACCGTACGACACCCGATGCACCGCTGACCCCTTTGCGCGCTCCCTCAGCGCCTTCGAGACGCTAATGCACACGCTGTCAGGAAGTCCGGCGACCACCTGGACCCACGCCGAACTGGAGGAATACCTCGACGCGGCCGGACGCGAACTGCTTCGCCTGCTGCTGCAGGACCATCTGGACCTGCGGGCCAGGCAGGAAGAGCACCAGGTCCGCGCCGGTGCCGGCCCAGCGGTGACCGGACCGGAGGGGCGAGTGCGGCCCTGGCGGGAGGCCGGGCACTCGCGGTGGCTGGCCACCGTATTCGGGACCGTCCGCGTCACCCGGGTCGCGCACCGGGGACCGGGCCTGGGCAACGTCCACCCCGCTGACCAGGCACTGTCCCTGCCAGCGGGCCGGCACTCGACAGGATTACGGCGGCTTGCCGTCACCGAGGCCGTCCGCGGCTCCTTCGACCAGGCCCACGACGCGGTGACACGCCGCTGCGGGAACGTGCTGGGCAAGCGCAGACTGGAAGAGCTCGTGGTCGCGGCCGCGGTCGACGTCGACGACTTCTACCGGACCGTGATCCCAGTCCCGTGCAGCCGCGAGATGCCGCTCGTGGTCCAGGTGGACGGCAAGGGCGTGGTCATGCGCCCGGAGGCCCTGCGTGAGCCCACTCGCCGGGCAGCCGAGAAGGCCGCGGCCAGCCATCGCGGCCGACTCGCGCCGGGCGAGAAACCGAACCGGAAGCCGATGGCAACCGTCGCCTGCGTCTTCGACACACGCCCGGCGCCCAGGCGCCCGCACGATGTGATCCATCCACCCGGCGGCCGAAACGGCCTGCGGCCCGCCCGCCACGGGCCGAGAGCGGTAAACAAGTGGTGCACCGCCTCGCTGGTCCGTTCGCCCGAGCAGGTCATCGCCGACGCCTTCGACCAGGCCCAGGCACGCGACCCCAAACACCTGCGGCCCTGGGTCGTCCTCGTCGACGGCGCCCGCCACCAGCTCGACCTGATCACAGCGGAGACCGGCCGACGCGGCGTCACAGTCCACGTCCTGCTGGACTTCGTGCACGTCGCCGAGTATGTCTGGGCCTGCGCCCATGCCTTCCACAGACCGGGCACCACCGAGGCCGAGGCCTGGGCGGCCGACCATCTGACCGCAATCCTCTCGGGCGACGCGGCTCGCGCAGCCGCCGAGATGACCACCCAGGCCGAGCGGGAACAGCTGACGGCCTCGCGGCGCGAGGCCGTCGACGCCTGCCACCGCTACCTGACCGGCCACCTCGACCAGCTCCACTACGACACCGCGCTCAACAACGGGTGGCCCATCGCGACCGGCGCGGTCGAGGGAGCCTGCCGCCACCTGATCGCCGACCGCCTCGACATCACCGGCGCCCGCTGGGGCCTGCCCGGAGCGGAAGCCGTCCTGCGACTGCGCGCCGTCGTCTCCAACGGCGACCTTGCCCCCTACTGGCGCTACCACGCCGGCCGCAAGCACGAACGCCTCTACCCGACCCCCAACGAGCGCACTTACGCCCTCACCGCTTGA